The sequence below is a genomic window from Candidatus Methylomirabilota bacterium.
GGAGCGCGCTGTCGAAGTTGAGCGGCTGATAGGTGCCGCCGGAGTCCTTGATGCGCGGGTTGTTGCCCCAGGGGATCGAGGTATCGCGCTTGATGCGGCGGAAGATGCTGCCGGCTGTCGTGATGGTCGAGTCGAAGTCGAGCGAGGAGCCGGCGCCCACATAGATATTGCTGTTCGAGTGCACGCGGCCATTGAAGGTCATGTTCGGGCCCGGCGCGATCTCGAGGTCGACGCCGGCGCCGTAGAAGACGCCGAACTGGAAGAGCGGCACCTGGACCTGACGGAGAATCTGGGTCAGGCGGGCGCGGGTGCCATTGTCGCCTCGGACCTCTGAGGTGATGAGGTAGTCTGTGACCTGGCCGCTGAAGCCCGCGTAGGGTCCGGTCGTGAACGTGGTCGCGTAGGAGTTGGGAGGCGTTGGCACGACCCAGGCCACCGAATAGGTGACGAAGGAGAGCTTGGGATCGCTGAGGGCGGGCGCCGTGATGCCGGCGAGCTGGGTGGCACTCGGGGTCTGGGTGCTGGCGAGGATGGTCCGCAGCGCGACCACACCAGACTCGATGCCGCCCTCGGCCGCGTAGAAGGCCGCGCTGTACTGCTTCCAGCTGCCGGAGATCTGCATCTCGGTCATGCCCATGGCGACCAGGGTGAAGCCCAGAATGGAGCAGAGCAGCATGACGATCATGGCCAGGGGCAGGGCCGAGCCGCGCTCGGACCGGCACGCGACACCAAATCCTTTGCGAATATTCATGGACGGGTCCTCCTCGCCCTCAGAGATTCCGCGGGCGGACGGACGACGTCAGCGTGAAGGAGCGGACCTCGTCGGTCCCGGCCGACTGGGCCGTTAGCGTGATCACGACGCGACGGATGATCCCGAGGCTCGCGGCCAGGCTGGCTACAGGAATCGCCACGTCGTTCGTGTCGAAGTAAGTGAGCTGAAACCCGGTGACGCCCGTGGCGAGCGGCTGGAAGCCGAGTCCCGTGCTCGTGTCCTTGAACAGCGTGCTGATCCCGTCCCACTGATAGCGGATCTGCTTGGGCCGCCCCACCTGGACGCCCTGGGGCAGGGCCACCGGGATCCCGGGGGTGGGGATGAGGATGGTGGTGGCCGAGGCGGAGGAGACGGTGACCGTCCAGAACTGGTCGGTGTTCATCAGATAGATCACATCGCCCGCCGTGAAACCCGCGCCGCTGGCGACGTTCAAGAGCGTGTCGCCCGCGTTGGCGTTGGCGGTGATCCGGGTGGAGGCATTGGTCAGGTCCGCCCAGAACGTGATGCCGGTCGGCGAGGCGGCCAGGATCTTCGGCTGGGCGGTGGGGAAGCCATAGCCCGCGAGCCGGAGCTCCTCCTCGACGATCATGGCCGCGCGCGCGGTCTGCTGAGCCTGAGCGCGGTTGTCACCCTCCACGCTGACCTGTCCGCCTGTGGAGAGCACGCCCGCCACCCCGGCCATCACGAGGCCGAGCACGCCGCACGAGACCAGCAGCTCGGGCAAGCTGAAGCCGCGCCGGTCACTCATGACTCGCGCAAGCCTCCACGCGGCCGGCCGCGACATCACGGGATGGTCACCTGTCCTGACGGCTGCACCGTGACGGTCAGGGTCTGGGCGCCGTGGCTCACGCTGATCACGCTGGGGACGCTCGCGGTGCCGAAGGGCGTGAAGACGGGGGCGGGCCCGCTCGCGATCACGTCATTCGAGACCATCGCGATGCCCGAGGCATTGGTGCTGGCACCGATCCAGGCGACGCCGCCGCAGCCGCCCTGGAGGTACTGATACCCACCCGTGACGGGCTGAGCGCAGATCGGCTGACGGGTGCTGATCGCCACCATCCGTGCCTGCATCAGCACCGCCTGGATCTCGCGCGCGCCGCTTCTCGCCTGGGCCGCGGGCAGGTAGTTGAGGCCCATGGGCAAGGCCACCGTAGCGAGGACACCGATGAGACCGGCGCTGGCCACGAGCTCCGGCATGGAGAAGCCGCCGGTCCAGCGGGCATGGGGGCTCGGACGCGGCCTACTCATGGGGCCCGCCTAGAGAGCAACTTCCCTGCCACCCGATGGCCTCCCGGGTGACTGACAAGGACCGATTAAGTCAGACGAAGTCGCGGTGTCCGCCCAGGGCAGCGGGGGCGGGCTGTCACGGGCGTTGTCAGACCCCTTGACACTGTGTCAGACGCCGGACAGACACGGCCGATGGCCAGCCAGGAGTCAAACCACTTTCGGCAGGACCTCGCGCGCGAACAGCTCGAGAGCGGAGATGTCCTCCTGATCGAGCATCTGGAGGAGCACCCGCTGAACCCCCACCTTTTCCCAGGCCTTGAGGTCCGCGACGATGCGCTCCGGCGAGCCCGCGAGAAAGGACGCCGCGTGCCAGGCCGCCTCGTCCGCAGGCAGGGCGGGGAAGAAGGCCCGGGCGGCCGCGATGCGCTTGGCCACATCATCCGCGTCGCGCCCGATGGCGAGCGGAATCATCAGGGAGCGGGCCATGGCCTCCGGATCGCGGCCGAAGGCGCGGCAATGCTCGGCCAGGATCTGGCGCTTCTGGGTGAAGGTCGCGTGGTCCACTCGCGTGACATTCCACTCGTCAGCGAACTCGGCCACGATCTTGAGCGTGCGCTTCTCGCCGCGCCCGCCGATGACGATGCGGTAGCGGCCCGAGGGCGGGCGCGGATAGCTCTCCGCGCTCTTGAGCGGGAAGAGCGGCTGCGGGAGCGTCACCGGCTGGCCTTTCTCGAGAGCGCGGATCACGCGCGCGCCCGCCTCGAGCCGATCGAGCCGCTCCTTGACGCTTCCGAACGGGATGCCAAACATCGCGTGCTCGTGCTCGTTCCAGCCCGCGCCCAGGCCCAGGTCGAGGCGGCCTCCGGACAGATTGTCCACGGCCGCCGCCATCTTGGCGAGCAGCGCGGGATGATAGAAGGTGAGGGGCGAGACCATGGGACCGAAGCGGATGCGCTTCGTCCGCGTGGCGAGCGCCGTGAGCGATGTCCAGGTCTCGAGAGAGGCCCGCTTCGAGTCTCCGCCGAGCCCCGTCAAGTGATCCGAGCGGCACAGCGAATGGTAGCCGAGGTCCTCGGCCGCCTGGGCCAGCCGGAGCCAGCGCTCCCACGTGAGGCCTTCCTGCGCTTCGATCATGATGCCCGCGTTCATGGATTCCCTCCCATTCAGCCCTCGCCTCACCGTGCTCCTCGCCTGCGGCTCGTCGGCCACGTTTCGGCTCGAAACTCAGTCGGTCGTCGAAGAGGCATTGGCTTGACACCTTACCGCATCGCGGGCCAAATGAGACGGCCATGTACCGCGACGAATGGATGAGCGTCAATGGCGTGCGGCTTCACTGGCAGGACTGGGGCGCGAAGGAGGCGCCGGCCATCCTGATGCTGCACGGGCTGACTCAGCAGAGCCACACCTTCGACCAGGTCGCCGCGCGCTTGGCCGGGCGCTACCGCTGCATCGCGCTGGATTTTCGCGGGCGGGGCGAGAGCGAGTGGGCCGCGCCCGAGACCTACGCGATCCCTCACTACGTGCGCGACGTCGTGACGCTCCTCGATGAGCTCGGGCAGCCGGCCGTGCATGTCCTCGGCACCTCGCTGGGAGGGCTCTGCGGACTGTCGCTCGGCGCTTTCGACCCGAAGCGCGTCCTGAGCCTGGTCCTCAATGACATCGGCCCCGAGATCGACAGGGCCGGGAGCACCCGCATCGCGGCCTATACGGCGACGGTGCCCGAGAGCTTTCCGAGCTTCGACGCCATCGTGGATTGGGCGCTCCAGCGTTATCTCTGGCTGCGCCGGCTGCCGCGCGCGGACGTGGATGAGGGACTGCGCGGGGCCGTCCGTGCGAATGCGGGCGCCTGGCGATTCAAGTTCGATCCGGCCATCGGCAAGCTGCCCCCGCCGACCGCGGCGGTGATGAAGGCGGCGGGCGAGCTATGGTGGCAGACGCTGGGATCGCTCCGTTGCGCGATGCTGCTCATCCGCGGCGCGGAGAGCGATGTCCTCAGCCGGGTCACCGCGGATGAGATGGCGCGCCGCCAGCCCGCCCTCGTGCGCGTCGAGGTGCCGGACATGGGACATGCGCCGACGCTCTCCGAGCCGGTCGCCGTGGAGGCGCTCGCCCGCTTCTACAAGGGCTGACCGTGGCGAGGCCGCGCCTCCTCCTGCTCGTGCCCACCACCACGTATCGAACGGAGGACTTCGTCGAAGCGGCGGGACGGCTCGACGTCGACCTCGTGGTGGCCGCCGAGAAGCCCAATGCGCTGGCCGAGGCCGTGCCGGAGCGGCTGCTCACCCTCCCCTTCAAGGACCCGGCGGCCAGCGTGCGGCAGGTCAGCGACTATGCGCGGAGATATCCCATCGCCGCCGTGGTGCCCGTCGACGACGCCACCACCGTGGTGGGCGCCGCCATCGGTCAGGCCCTCGGGTTGCGCGCGAATCCCATCGCCGCCGTGAGCGCCACGCGGAACAAGCTTGCCATGCGCGAGGCGCTCGGGCGCGTGGGCGTGCCCCAGCCTGGCTTCGCGGCCTTCGGAGTGGAGGAGGATCCGGCAGGGGTGGCCATGGGCGTGAGCTATCCATGCGTGCTCAAGCCCCTGGTCCTCTCGGCGAGCCGCGGCGTCGTTCGGGCAGACACGCCGGCCGAGCTCGCCGCCGCCTGGGCGCGGATCGCGGCCATTTTGCTTTTGCCGGAAATCCGCGAGATGGGCGAAGGCGCTTCGAAGATCCTGGTGGAGAGCTTCGTGCCCGGCATCGAAGTCGCCCTCGAAGGGATGCTGACCGCGGGACAGCTCCAGACGCTGGCCCTCTTCGACAAGCCCGATCCCCTGGACGGGCCCTACTTCGAGGAGACGATCTACGTGACGCCCTCGCGGCTCCCGGAGGCGAGGCAGGCCGCCGTCGCCGACTGCGCGGCCCGGGCCGCCCGGGCTCTTGGCCTCACCGACGGCCCCATTCACGCGGAGCTGCGAATCAATGACGCGGGCCCGTGGCTCATCGAGCTGGCCGCGCGCTCCATCGGAGGGCTCTGCGCGCGGACCTTGCGCTTCGGCACGGGCATGACGCTCGAGGAGATCATCCTGCGTCACGCGCTCGGCTGGCCCATCGCCTCGCTCGAGCGCGAGCGCCCGGCCGCCGGCGTCATGATGATTCCCATTCCCCGGGGCGGTATCCTGCGCGGTGTCGACGGGCTCGATCAGGCGCGCGCGGTACCCGGCATCGAGGACATCACCATCTCGATGCATGCGGGCCAGCGGATCGTGCCGCTGCCCGAGGGCTCCGAGTATCTCGGCTTCATCTTCTCCCGTGCCGCTTCACCCAACGAGGCCGAGGCCTCGCTCCGGCGCGCCCACGAGCTGTTGCGATTCCAGATCGGTAGCTAGCTCGGAGGGGGCTCCGCCCCCCTTCCGAAACCGGATCAGGCGTGCGCGTAGGCGAGGCCGCCGGGGGCCTCGAGACAGAAGACCGACCCCAGACCAAGCTCGGCGATCTCCGCCTCGGTGAGCCAGACCCCGTCCAGACAAAAGGCCCCGTTGCGGAAGAGCGCGTTCAGCGCGCTGCGCACGTCCTGGGGGCAGATGTGCAGCGGCCCCTGGAGGAAGGCCACGAGGTGCTGCCAGCCCTTGAAGCGGCGCGGGGGCCGGCCGAGGTGAGTCACCCCGATCGGCGCATAGGTGACCACGTAGTTGGCATTGGCGTCCCGCTCGATGTTGACCGTCCCGTTGAGCCTCATGTCCATTTCTCCCTTGGGCGCCCTCACGCGCCTCTCCTGATTGACCAGACGGGCGACAGGCCTCCGGTGTTTACGGCCGGTGGGCTGTAAACAAAGACGGACGGCCGCCAGTCTTACGGGCAGCAACAAGGAGAGCAGCAACAAGGAGAAAGGAGAGAGAGCGATGGTGCGGACGCCCCTGAAGACGATGCTGAACTTCGTGGTGGTCGTGTACCTGGTGACGCACGGGGTGTCGGTTCCGGCCGAGGGCCAGGCGGACCTAGTGAGCGGCTTCTGTTGTGCGACTCGCGCCTGGCTCGAGTCCCGCCTGGTCGACCTCAGCGCTCTCCTCGATTCCCGCGCGACCCTCGCCGGAGCCTAGCTCACCCGTCCTCTCGCTACCACTGCCGGTCGCGTTGTCAGAGGCCGGCCTCCCTCTCCTGTTGTGCGAGAGCGCCGCGGCCCGTCCGTGACTCCGCATGCGGGGGCTTCCCTACCCAGAGGATATGATGGCCAGGTACGGATGATTTCATGCACATCACCCCAATCCGTCACGGAGTCTTGATGGCTCGCGCCAAGGCTGGGAGCAGCGTCGCTCAACGCGGTGATTCGCGAGACGATCAGCGGTCCGCGCGCGCCCGGCCTCGTGGAGGAGCGAAGGTCAAGGGCCGCGTGCGACTCAGCCCGGCCGCGAAGCCCTGCCTCCGCGTGCTCCTCATCCAGTCCGACCCCGTGGCCACCCGCTCGCTCCTGGCTGCCTTCGGGCGGAGCCGGACTCCCGTCGTCGAGGTCCAGCAGGTGAGCAAGCTCGCCGAGGCTATCGAGCGCCTGGGGGGAGGAGACATCGAAGTCGCCCTGCTGGACCTGGGACTGCCCGAGATGTCGGAGGCCGATGCCCTCCACCAGATCCACGCGGCTGACCCCGGCGTGACCCTCATCGGCCTGGCCAGGCGTGACGATCCGAGCCTTTCCCGCCGCGCCTATCACGAGGGCGCCGACGATTGCCGGGTGATGAGCCGGGGCTGGGCAGGCCGGCTCGCCGTCGCTTTGCCCCACATCGTCGAGCGACACCGTATCCTGGCTGGGCTCCGCCTCCAGAGCGAGCAGCATACGGCCATCGTGGAAGGCTCGCTCCAGGGCATCGTCATCCACGAGGGTGGCGTGATCCGCTACGCCAACCCATCCATCGCGCGCCTCCTCGGCCACGAGAGCCCCGCCGACCTGCTCGGCCAGAGCGTGTTGGCCTTGGTGGCGCCGCATGACCGCGAGCGGGTCCTCGCCATGGCGCGGGCGCGCGAGCGGGGCGAGAGCGTCCCCGCCCGCTACGAGTTTCAGGCCTCGCGATCCGATGCCACCCTGGTGTCGCTCGAGTGCCTCGTCACCCCCATCACGTGGCGAGGCCGCTCGGCCATGGTGGCCGTGATGCTGGACATCACGGAGCGCAAGCGAACGGAAAGCGCCATGCGCGCCCTCGCCCACCGAGCGGCATGGCGCGCGGAGAACCTCGCCGTGCTCGCGCGGGTGTCCAGCGTCATCGCCGCCGCCACGGACAGCCAGCGCGTCTTCGAAGCGGTCGCGGGGGCGGCCGTTTCCCTTCTGGGCGCGAAGGTCGCGGGGGTGCTCGTCGACGATCCCGCCACCAAGGCCCTTCGCGTCGGGCAACACTACACGAGCGGCCCCGCGGCGTCGCCCGTGATGGTCGAGATCGCCGAGGTTCCCTACGGCCGGGGCGTGGCGGCGGTCGTGTACGACTCACGCCGCCCCATCTTCGTCGAAGATATCGACCACGAGCCGCGGTGGCTCAACCCCCACCTCGTCCAGGAGGCGGGTCTCCACGCCTACGCGGGGCTCCCGTTGATCGCGCGGGATCGAGTGATCGGCGTGCTGTCCATCTTCTTCGGCGAGCATCGGAAGTTCGCCGACGAGGAGCGGGAGCTGATGGGCTTCCTCGCGAGCCAGGCCGCCGTGGCCATCGACAACGCGTGCCTCCTCCAGGAGACGGAGCGGCGGCGGCGCACCGCCGAGGCCCACGCCGCCGTCGGCCGCCTGCTCGGCCAGTCGCTCGACCTCGCCGACGTCTCGGATCGCATCGTGGAGAGCGTCCGCACCCTCCTCGGCGTCGCGAACGCGGCCCTCTTTCGCCTGCGGCCGGAGACGGAGGATCTCGAGGCGCTGAGCCTCCGCGGCGACCACGGCGTGGTCGAGGGCAGCCGGCTCGTTTACCCGCTCGGCCAGGGCGCCATCGGCCTCGCCGCGCGCTCACGCCGCCCCGTGGTCACCTCGGATTTGCTGGCCGATCCGCGGATACCCCAGCCCCCCGACCATCAGGCGCGGATGAAGCGGGCGGGATTCGGGGCGGTGGTGGCGGTACCGCTCGTCGTCCAGGACCGGGTCATCGGCGCCCTGTCGCTTGGCGATTCCGTGGGCCGGCAATTCACGGATGAGGAAGTGCAGGTCGTCGAGGCCTTTGCGGACCGGGCGGCCATCGCGCTGGAGACGGCGCGGCTCTACCAGGAGGTCCGGGATGCGCGCGACTTCCTCCAGTCGATCGCGGAAAGCTCGGCGGACGCCATCGTCACCACCGACGTCCACGGCCGGATCACGTACTGGAGCCCGGGAGCCGAGGAGATGTTCGGCTACGCGGCGGGAGAGGCGTTTGGCCGCACGGCCGCCGA
It includes:
- a CDS encoding alpha/beta hydrolase, coding for MYRDEWMSVNGVRLHWQDWGAKEAPAILMLHGLTQQSHTFDQVAARLAGRYRCIALDFRGRGESEWAAPETYAIPHYVRDVVTLLDELGQPAVHVLGTSLGGLCGLSLGAFDPKRVLSLVLNDIGPEIDRAGSTRIAAYTATVPESFPSFDAIVDWALQRYLWLRRLPRADVDEGLRGAVRANAGAWRFKFDPAIGKLPPPTAAVMKAAGELWWQTLGSLRCAMLLIRGAESDVLSRVTADEMARRQPALVRVEVPDMGHAPTLSEPVAVEALARFYKG
- a CDS encoding GspH/FimT family pseudopilin, coding for MSRPRPSPHARWTGGFSMPELVASAGLIGVLATVALPMGLNYLPAAQARSGAREIQAVLMQARMVAISTRQPICAQPVTGGYQYLQGGCGGVAWIGASTNASGIAMVSNDVIASGPAPVFTPFGTASVPSVISVSHGAQTLTVTVQPSGQVTIP
- a CDS encoding PAS domain S-box protein gives rise to the protein MRLSPAAKPCLRVLLIQSDPVATRSLLAAFGRSRTPVVEVQQVSKLAEAIERLGGGDIEVALLDLGLPEMSEADALHQIHAADPGVTLIGLARRDDPSLSRRAYHEGADDCRVMSRGWAGRLAVALPHIVERHRILAGLRLQSEQHTAIVEGSLQGIVIHEGGVIRYANPSIARLLGHESPADLLGQSVLALVAPHDRERVLAMARARERGESVPARYEFQASRSDATLVSLECLVTPITWRGRSAMVAVMLDITERKRTESAMRALAHRAAWRAENLAVLARVSSVIAAATDSQRVFEAVAGAAVSLLGAKVAGVLVDDPATKALRVGQHYTSGPAASPVMVEIAEVPYGRGVAAVVYDSRRPIFVEDIDHEPRWLNPHLVQEAGLHAYAGLPLIARDRVIGVLSIFFGEHRKFADEERELMGFLASQAAVAIDNACLLQETERRRRTAEAHAAVGRLLGQSLDLADVSDRIVESVRTLLGVANAALFRLRPETEDLEALSLRGDHGVVEGSRLVYPLGQGAIGLAARSRRPVVTSDLLADPRIPQPPDHQARMKRAGFGAVVAVPLVVQDRVIGALSLGDSVGRQFTDEEVQVVEAFADRAAIALETARLYQEVRDARDFLQSIAESSADAIVTTDVHGRITYWSPGAEEMFGYAAGEAFGRTAAEFYAGGPEEARAIMARLLAEGRLRDYEAVVRGKDGRTLAGSASISLLRDASGALTGTVGVLKDVTGRRMLEESLRQSQKMEAVGRLAGGIAHDFNNLMTVVLGRSDLLLRRLRPEDPMRRDIELFRKTAMRATELTRQLLAFSRKQVLQPKVLDLNAVVENMESMLRRLIGEDVALRTDLAPALGRVKADPGQIEQVIVNLVVNARDAMPQGGKLTIETTEVELTEGDAQQHAGLRPGPTVVLAVSDTGTGMDEATRARIFEPFFTTKEQGKGTGLGLSTVYGIVQQSDGGISVHSAAGRGTTFRIYLPRVEESVEIAPTPEAPMRAGGGTETVLLVEDEDELRAVVLETLQLYGYTVLEAGHGGEAMLMAERYPGPIHLLLTDVVMPTMSGADLARRLAAVRLEMKVLFVSGYTDDAIVHHGVLEPGTAFLEKPFNPEQLVRRVREVLSGRD
- a CDS encoding ATP-grasp domain-containing protein, coding for MARPRLLLLVPTTTYRTEDFVEAAGRLDVDLVVAAEKPNALAEAVPERLLTLPFKDPAASVRQVSDYARRYPIAAVVPVDDATTVVGAAIGQALGLRANPIAAVSATRNKLAMREALGRVGVPQPGFAAFGVEEDPAGVAMGVSYPCVLKPLVLSASRGVVRADTPAELAAAWARIAAILLLPEIREMGEGASKILVESFVPGIEVALEGMLTAGQLQTLALFDKPDPLDGPYFEETIYVTPSRLPEARQAAVADCAARAARALGLTDGPIHAELRINDAGPWLIELAARSIGGLCARTLRFGTGMTLEEIILRHALGWPIASLERERPAAGVMMIPIPRGGILRGVDGLDQARAVPGIEDITISMHAGQRIVPLPEGSEYLGFIFSRAASPNEAEASLRRAHELLRFQIGS
- a CDS encoding TIGR03560 family F420-dependent LLM class oxidoreductase, which produces MNAGIMIEAQEGLTWERWLRLAQAAEDLGYHSLCRSDHLTGLGGDSKRASLETWTSLTALATRTKRIRFGPMVSPLTFYHPALLAKMAAAVDNLSGGRLDLGLGAGWNEHEHAMFGIPFGSVKERLDRLEAGARVIRALEKGQPVTLPQPLFPLKSAESYPRPPSGRYRIVIGGRGEKRTLKIVAEFADEWNVTRVDHATFTQKRQILAEHCRAFGRDPEAMARSLMIPLAIGRDADDVAKRIAAARAFFPALPADEAAWHAASFLAGSPERIVADLKAWEKVGVQRVLLQMLDQEDISALELFAREVLPKVV
- a CDS encoding prepilin-type N-terminal cleavage/methylation domain-containing protein, with the protein product MSDRRGFSLPELLVSCGVLGLVMAGVAGVLSTGGQVSVEGDNRAQAQQTARAAMIVEEELRLAGYGFPTAQPKILAASPTGITFWADLTNASTRITANANAGDTLLNVASGAGFTAGDVIYLMNTDQFWTVTVSSASATTILIPTPGIPVALPQGVQVGRPKQIRYQWDGISTLFKDTSTGLGFQPLATGVTGFQLTYFDTNDVAIPVASLAASLGIIRRVVITLTAQSAGTDEVRSFTLTSSVRPRNL